From the Carassius carassius chromosome 45, fCarCar2.1, whole genome shotgun sequence genome, one window contains:
- the LOC132127847 gene encoding Kv channel-interacting protein 1-like isoform X3, whose amino-acid sequence MGVVLGTFSMHTKQVTFRTDKVDDELEMTMVCHRPEGLEQLEAQTNFTKQELQVLYRGFKNECPSGVVNEETFKHIYAQFFPHGDASTYAHYLFNAFDTRNNGSIKFEDFVMGLSTLLRGTVREKLEWTFYLYDINRDGFINKEEMTEIVRAIYDMMGKYTYPALKGDVPKQHVDAFFVKMDKNKDGVVTLEEFVIACQEDENMMRSMQLFENVM is encoded by the exons ATGGGTGTAGTATTGGGGACCTTCTCTATGCACACCAAACAGGTCACCTTCAGGACAG ATAAGGTAGATGATGAATTAGAGATGACAATGGTCTGCCATCGGCCGGAGGGTCTCGAGCAGCTTGAGGCGCAGACAAACTTCACCAAGCAAGAGCTACAAGTCCTTTACAGAGGCTTCAAAAAT GAGTGTCCAAGTGGAGTAGTGAATGAGGagacatttaaacacatttatgcaCAGTTTTTTCCACATGGAG ATGCCAGTACATATGCACATTATCTCTTCAATGCGTTTGACACCAGAAATAATGGATCCATAAAGTTTGAG GACTTTGTGATGGGACTATCTACTCTACTGCGGGGAACGGTCAGAGAGAAACTGGAATGGACATTTTATCTCTATGACATTAACAGAGATGGATTTATCAATAAGGAG GAAATGACAGAGATAGTAAGGGCCATCTATGACATGATGGGGAAGTACACATATCCGGCTTTGAAGGGGGATGTACCAAAGCAGCATGTGGATGCCTTCtttgtg aaaatggacaaaaacaaaGATGGAGTTGTAACATTGGAGGAGTTTGTGATTGCCTGTCAGGAG GATGAAAACATGATGAGATCCATGCAGCTCTTTGAAAATGTGATGTAG
- the LOC132127847 gene encoding Kv channel-interacting protein 1-like isoform X1, with amino-acid sequence MAGCTSRCRQGVLKLIQSLQRLVSGTLSKDKVDDELEMTMVCHRPEGLEQLEAQTNFTKQELQVLYRGFKNECPSGVVNEETFKHIYAQFFPHGDASTYAHYLFNAFDTRNNGSIKFEDFVMGLSTLLRGTVREKLEWTFYLYDINRDGFINKEEMTEIVRAIYDMMGKYTYPALKGDVPKQHVDAFFVKMDKNKDGVVTLEEFVIACQEDENMMRSMQLFENVM; translated from the exons ATGGCTGGCTGTACCAGCCGCTGCAGACAGGGGGTCCTAAAGCTCATTCAGTCCCTTCAGAGGCTTGTCTCTGGAACCCTCAGCAAAG ATAAGGTAGATGATGAATTAGAGATGACAATGGTCTGCCATCGGCCGGAGGGTCTCGAGCAGCTTGAGGCGCAGACAAACTTCACCAAGCAAGAGCTACAAGTCCTTTACAGAGGCTTCAAAAAT GAGTGTCCAAGTGGAGTAGTGAATGAGGagacatttaaacacatttatgcaCAGTTTTTTCCACATGGAG ATGCCAGTACATATGCACATTATCTCTTCAATGCGTTTGACACCAGAAATAATGGATCCATAAAGTTTGAG GACTTTGTGATGGGACTATCTACTCTACTGCGGGGAACGGTCAGAGAGAAACTGGAATGGACATTTTATCTCTATGACATTAACAGAGATGGATTTATCAATAAGGAG GAAATGACAGAGATAGTAAGGGCCATCTATGACATGATGGGGAAGTACACATATCCGGCTTTGAAGGGGGATGTACCAAAGCAGCATGTGGATGCCTTCtttgtg aaaatggacaaaaacaaaGATGGAGTTGTAACATTGGAGGAGTTTGTGATTGCCTGTCAGGAG GATGAAAACATGATGAGATCCATGCAGCTCTTTGAAAATGTGATGTAG
- the LOC132127847 gene encoding Kv channel-interacting protein 1-like isoform X2 — MGAVVGTLTMQTRQRQPSRDKVDDELEMTMVCHRPEGLEQLEAQTNFTKQELQVLYRGFKNECPSGVVNEETFKHIYAQFFPHGDASTYAHYLFNAFDTRNNGSIKFEDFVMGLSTLLRGTVREKLEWTFYLYDINRDGFINKEEMTEIVRAIYDMMGKYTYPALKGDVPKQHVDAFFVKMDKNKDGVVTLEEFVIACQEDENMMRSMQLFENVM, encoded by the exons ATGGGAGCCGTAGTGGGCACACTGACTATGCAGACAAGACAAAGACAGCCATCTAGAG ATAAGGTAGATGATGAATTAGAGATGACAATGGTCTGCCATCGGCCGGAGGGTCTCGAGCAGCTTGAGGCGCAGACAAACTTCACCAAGCAAGAGCTACAAGTCCTTTACAGAGGCTTCAAAAAT GAGTGTCCAAGTGGAGTAGTGAATGAGGagacatttaaacacatttatgcaCAGTTTTTTCCACATGGAG ATGCCAGTACATATGCACATTATCTCTTCAATGCGTTTGACACCAGAAATAATGGATCCATAAAGTTTGAG GACTTTGTGATGGGACTATCTACTCTACTGCGGGGAACGGTCAGAGAGAAACTGGAATGGACATTTTATCTCTATGACATTAACAGAGATGGATTTATCAATAAGGAG GAAATGACAGAGATAGTAAGGGCCATCTATGACATGATGGGGAAGTACACATATCCGGCTTTGAAGGGGGATGTACCAAAGCAGCATGTGGATGCCTTCtttgtg aaaatggacaaaaacaaaGATGGAGTTGTAACATTGGAGGAGTTTGTGATTGCCTGTCAGGAG GATGAAAACATGATGAGATCCATGCAGCTCTTTGAAAATGTGATGTAG